The following are encoded in a window of Pecten maximus chromosome 17, xPecMax1.1, whole genome shotgun sequence genomic DNA:
- the LOC117315784 gene encoding solute carrier family 23 member 2-like, with translation MLASLVEIILGATGMMGTLLRFVSPISIAVTITLVGISLHPIPAMYSSCYWPIALLCAALMMLFAFYLTHVRVPLPRQTCCRREATVEPQTKIPIFDIMSIPLSAAVCWVLCFILTMTNFFPDDPSDPTYRARTDARGDIIRATPWFFLPYPGQFGYPKINVPIFLGFLFAFVASAIESVGDYFAVAESCNAEPPPNHAINRGILTEGLLSLMSGAVGIGTCHIYVQCFCRYTGNNKGGQSICACFCGNTCNVDGRDWQDGRGHVVYTGTGSGRSLVGWIWYYSGDRRVCPPIRGSDVIKKHLHYRHFHIWSCCNL, from the exons ATGCTAGCCTCACTGGTAGAGATCATTTTAGGGGCCACAGGAATGATGGGAACTCTGTTGAGATTCGTCAGCCCCATCTCTATAGCAGTAACGATAACTCTTGTCGGCATATCTCTCCATCCCATCCCGGCtatgtacagtagttgttaCTGGCCTATTGCTCTTCT GTGCGCCGCTCTGATGATGTTGTTTGCCTTCTACCTGACCCACGTCCGGGTCCCACTCCCCCGACAGACGTGCTGTCGTCGTGAAGCAACTGTTGAACCCCAGACCAAGATTCCTATCTTCGATATCATGTCT ATTCCACTCAGCGCGGCAGTGTGTTGGGTCCTATGTTTCATCCTCACAATGACGAACTTCTTTCCCGATGACCCCAGTGACCCTACATATCGTGCAAGAACAGATGCGCGTGGAGATATCATCCGGGCAACACCCTGGTTCTTCTTACCTTACCCAG GACAGTTTGGATACCCTAAAATCAACGTGCCGATATTTCTTGGATTTCTATTCGCGTTCGTCGCGTCAGCTATTGAATCTGTAGGAGATTATTTCGCTGTGGCAGAATCGTGCAATGCTGAACCCCCACCAAACCACGCCATCAACAG AGGAATCCTAACAGAGGGACTACTTAGTTTAATGTCCGGAGCTGTGGGTATCGGGACATGCCACATCTACGTACAGTGTTTCTGCCGCTATACCGGGAATAACAAAG GTGGGCAGTCGATATGTGCTTGTTTTTGCGGGAATACTTGCAATGTTGATGGGCGTGATTGGCAAGATGGGCGCGGTCATGTCGTCTATACCGGAACCGGTAGTGGGAGGAGTCTCGTTGGTTGGATTTGGTATTATAGTGGGGATAGGCGTGTCTGCCCTCCGATCCGTGGATCTGACGTCATCAAGAAACATCTCCATTATAGGCACTTCCATATTTGGAGCTGTTGTAATCTCTGA